The following proteins are co-located in the Rubidibacter lacunae KORDI 51-2 genome:
- the egtC gene encoding ergothioneine biosynthesis protein EgtC yields MVWFPRGRVRAKIGTLFAGRILPSGAGPVELTKILKLTQIAMCRLVGYLGPSLKVDRLVCEPPHSLVAQAYQPREMELAILNADGFGIGWFGRDRSAAPFSYRSVMPIWTDPNLTQLARYIESECFVGYVRSATPGLAVDISNCQPFTTNGLLLPSPLLFLHNGYIENFRQTLYRDIRMSLSGDLYRFVHGTTDSEHIFALILHELEADPTRSIAAALERALATLTALAREKHVGFCANILLSDGTQLVASRYACGTTVPSLYWLNNAPELPDAIAIASEPLFEGPWQRCPEHSIIQAGGPDGRAVRIHSIV; encoded by the coding sequence CCGGTCGGATTTTGCCCTCGGGTGCCGGACCGGTCGAGCTCACCAAGATTCTCAAGCTCACGCAGATTGCTATGTGTCGTCTGGTCGGATATCTCGGACCGTCCTTGAAGGTCGATCGCCTGGTGTGCGAACCGCCCCATTCGCTGGTCGCTCAGGCCTATCAGCCGCGCGAGATGGAATTGGCAATCCTCAATGCCGACGGGTTCGGTATCGGTTGGTTCGGACGCGATCGCTCCGCTGCCCCGTTTTCCTATCGGAGCGTGATGCCGATATGGACCGACCCGAATCTCACGCAGCTCGCCCGCTATATCGAGTCCGAGTGCTTTGTCGGGTACGTCCGCAGCGCTACGCCGGGACTGGCTGTCGATATCAGTAACTGTCAGCCCTTCACGACTAATGGACTGTTGTTGCCGAGTCCGCTGTTGTTCTTACACAACGGCTATATCGAAAACTTCCGGCAGACGCTTTACCGCGACATCCGTATGTCGCTATCCGGCGACCTATATCGCTTTGTACACGGCACCACCGACTCCGAGCACATCTTCGCGCTGATTCTCCACGAATTGGAAGCCGACCCAACGCGCTCGATTGCTGCAGCCCTCGAACGCGCCCTGGCAACGCTGACAGCCCTTGCCCGCGAGAAACACGTCGGTTTCTGCGCCAATATCTTGCTGAGCGACGGAACGCAGCTCGTTGCCAGCCGCTATGCATGCGGCACCACGGTTCCTAGCCTTTACTGGCTAAACAATGCCCCCGAGCTGCCCGATGCGATCGCGATCGCTTCCGAGCCGCTCTTTGAGGGCCCGTGGCAGCGCTGTCCCGAGCACAGCATCATTCAAGCAGGAGGACCTGACGGTCGTGCCGTACGCATCCACTCAATCGTCTAA
- a CDS encoding SUMF1/EgtB/PvdO family nonheme iron enzyme: MPYASTQSSKQAIVQAFEQCRTRTLDWFATLDRANLCRQAHPEFSPVGWHLGHIAFTEALWILERCAGESDPFPEHRQLFAADGLPKTARQELPNTEFLCEYLHVVRDRVWRYLDRAPLEQQARLWWWLLQHECQHNETIAIVLQLQRWNPAELQPPTARPIRSVLDTSEMAFVPAGPCTIGSDRLAQDNARPACPVELDAFWIDRYPVTCEQFREFMAVGGYRQRQWWCEDGWHWLQSNPVAQPLYWSDDRAFDRHPVYGVSWYEATAYARFVGKRLPTELEWEKAACWDPIAGRARDYPWGNAAPTARLGNYDGFVGQTSAVDAHPAGASTLGCTDLLGNVWEWTASGFDGYSGFAPYPYSGYSRSYFDRRHRVLRGGSWATRPWALHPCWRNWYQPHVRQVFAGFRCTRDL, translated from the coding sequence GTGCCGTACGCATCCACTCAATCGTCTAAACAGGCGATCGTCCAGGCTTTCGAGCAGTGCCGCACGCGCACGCTCGACTGGTTTGCCACGCTCGATCGCGCGAACCTTTGCCGGCAAGCACACCCAGAATTTAGCCCAGTTGGCTGGCACCTCGGACACATTGCGTTTACCGAAGCGCTGTGGATTCTCGAGCGTTGTGCGGGTGAATCGGATCCGTTTCCCGAACACCGGCAGCTCTTCGCTGCTGACGGTTTGCCGAAAACCGCCCGCCAGGAATTACCGAATACTGAGTTTCTCTGTGAATACTTACACGTCGTGCGCGATCGCGTTTGGCGCTATCTAGATCGCGCGCCGCTGGAGCAACAGGCACGCCTGTGGTGGTGGTTGTTGCAACATGAATGCCAACACAACGAGACGATCGCGATTGTCCTCCAGCTCCAACGCTGGAATCCGGCCGAACTGCAACCACCGACTGCCCGCCCCATAAGAAGCGTTCTCGACACCTCAGAGATGGCATTCGTCCCGGCTGGACCGTGCACGATCGGCAGCGATCGCCTGGCGCAGGATAACGCGCGTCCGGCTTGTCCGGTCGAGTTAGATGCATTTTGGATCGACCGCTATCCAGTCACCTGCGAGCAGTTTCGCGAGTTTATGGCAGTAGGCGGATACCGCCAACGGCAGTGGTGGTGTGAGGACGGCTGGCACTGGCTGCAGTCCAATCCCGTCGCGCAACCGCTGTACTGGTCGGACGATCGCGCCTTCGACCGGCATCCAGTTTACGGCGTCAGTTGGTACGAAGCCACTGCCTACGCTCGTTTCGTTGGCAAACGGTTGCCTACCGAGCTGGAATGGGAAAAAGCCGCCTGCTGGGACCCGATTGCCGGACGCGCGCGCGATTACCCCTGGGGCAACGCGGCCCCAACGGCGCGATTGGGAAACTATGACGGTTTTGTCGGGCAAACTTCAGCAGTGGACGCGCACCCGGCAGGTGCCAGCACTCTCGGCTGCACGGACTTACTCGGCAACGTCTGGGAGTGGACCGCATCGGGGTTCGACGGCTATTCCGGCTTCGCGCCCTATCCCTATTCGGGCTATTCGCGGAGCTACTTCGATCGCCGGCATCGCGTTCTGCGCGGCGGTAGTTGGGCAACGCGACCGTGGGCGCTCCATCCCTGCTGGCGCAATTGGTATCAACCTCACGTTAGGCAGGTATTTGCAGGTTTTCGTTGTACCCGCGATCTGTAA
- a CDS encoding beta strand repeat-containing protein — protein MAFILGTSLDDLLFDNPFEVDFIIAREGNDTIFLSNDGFDDTVLAQAGNDTILVGDRTGSNTIDGGSGIDTVDYAASGESITLNALGAIAKASGGVDRIESVEVIIGAIGAGIVNTIDGSPVEGFNNTGSFDVNLASNSLIINGIPSGPLSFTVQNFTNVVGTQNDDTITGDDQNNTFFGSLGNDTYNGGSISGTSLPDPAIDTLDYSDLDLIISLGNLGLINKTDAEGNVVGTDQLVGLGLDGLSPSIERIVGAQNLDNIIDGSPVAGFSNTGSFDIDLGANSLVINDVVVGTNLAFEVINFVDVRGTENNDTILGSSQDNTFFGSEGSDSFSGGSGTDTVDYSGANVGGVTLNNLGTISKGIGGVDTLDGGASGLSPSIERIVGDASETNTINGSPIAGFDNTGSFDIDLGANSLVINDVVVGTNLAFEVVNFNNVIGTQNDDTIVGNDQDNVFFGSDGNDTYDGSAGADVLDYSTAGLGLLTIQNGGSILKNFGDFGTDQLLGENGDPFNPSVESIIGTTGQFNIIDGTPIASPVIPGGGLNTGSFKIDLTVGDVTIENLPGGNSLQFNTQNFVDVVGTQNDDVIKGDDGTNILIGGAGDDVLFGEGSSSAGLDFLTGVAGTLQSDPLTSTFTIDFGPSGSNPGQGEIDLLTGGFGPDEFILGDAASGPFYVGGGNSDFAFISDFEQGVDLLGFDPNTPFLIIPGTLGDFEAFWDLNSNGIVDSADDLFAVLDLANTSGASLTTGISTNGTSLLANANIWEDSISNNAGSRSLIA, from the coding sequence GTGGCTTTTATTCTTGGTACTTCTCTCGACGATCTCTTGTTCGACAATCCGTTTGAGGTCGACTTCATCATCGCTCGTGAAGGGAACGACACGATCTTTCTGTCCAATGATGGGTTCGACGACACGGTATTGGCTCAAGCTGGCAATGACACCATCCTTGTCGGCGATCGCACCGGAAGCAATACGATCGATGGTGGTTCCGGTATCGACACTGTGGATTACGCTGCTAGCGGTGAATCCATCACGCTGAACGCCCTCGGAGCGATCGCCAAGGCAAGTGGCGGTGTCGACCGCATTGAGTCGGTTGAAGTCATTATTGGCGCGATCGGCGCCGGGATCGTCAACACCATTGATGGCTCCCCTGTTGAAGGCTTCAACAACACGGGCTCCTTCGACGTCAACCTCGCCAGCAACTCGTTGATTATCAATGGCATTCCCAGTGGACCTCTGAGCTTCACCGTCCAGAACTTCACCAATGTCGTTGGTACCCAGAACGACGACACGATTACCGGTGACGACCAGAACAACACTTTCTTCGGCAGCCTTGGCAACGACACCTACAATGGCGGATCCATTAGCGGGACGAGCTTGCCCGACCCGGCAATTGACACCCTCGATTACAGCGACTTGGACCTAATCATCTCCCTAGGGAACCTGGGTCTAATCAATAAAACCGACGCCGAAGGCAACGTTGTTGGCACCGACCAACTTGTAGGTCTCGGCCTCGATGGATTATCCCCCAGTATCGAGCGCATCGTCGGCGCTCAGAATCTCGACAACATCATCGACGGTTCTCCAGTCGCTGGTTTTAGCAACACCGGCTCGTTCGATATCGACTTGGGTGCAAACTCCCTAGTGATTAACGATGTCGTCGTCGGCACGAACCTGGCGTTTGAAGTTATCAACTTCGTTGACGTTCGCGGCACCGAAAACAACGACACCATCCTCGGCAGCAGCCAGGACAACACCTTTTTTGGCAGTGAGGGTTCTGACAGCTTCAGCGGCGGCAGCGGCACTGATACCGTCGACTACAGCGGCGCTAACGTTGGCGGTGTTACTCTAAACAACCTCGGCACGATTAGCAAAGGCATTGGCGGCGTCGACACCTTGGATGGCGGTGCTAGCGGCTTGTCTCCCAGCATCGAGCGCATTGTTGGCGATGCGAGCGAAACCAACACCATCAATGGCAGCCCGATTGCCGGCTTCGATAATACCGGCTCGTTCGATATCGACTTGGGTGCAAACTCCCTAGTGATTAACGATGTCGTCGTCGGCACGAACTTAGCATTTGAAGTGGTCAACTTCAACAATGTCATCGGCACTCAAAACGATGACACCATCGTCGGCAACGACCAAGACAACGTCTTTTTCGGCAGCGATGGCAACGATACCTACGACGGCTCTGCTGGGGCTGACGTCCTCGACTACAGCACTGCCGGTCTCGGCCTGCTGACCATCCAAAACGGGGGAAGCATCCTTAAGAACTTCGGCGACTTCGGTACCGACCAACTTTTGGGCGAGAATGGCGACCCCTTCAATCCCAGCGTTGAAAGCATCATCGGGACCACCGGTCAGTTCAACATCATCGACGGCACCCCGATCGCTAGCCCGGTTATCCCTGGCGGCGGGCTAAACACGGGTTCCTTCAAGATCGACCTGACGGTGGGCGACGTCACCATCGAAAACCTACCGGGCGGCAACTCCTTGCAATTCAACACCCAGAACTTTGTAGATGTCGTCGGCACTCAGAACGACGACGTTATCAAGGGTGATGACGGGACAAACATCCTCATTGGTGGCGCCGGGGATGACGTTCTTTTTGGTGAAGGGTCTAGCTCAGCGGGCTTGGATTTCCTAACTGGTGTTGCGGGAACGCTTCAGAGCGATCCCCTGACCAGCACCTTTACGATCGACTTTGGTCCCTCAGGCAGTAATCCCGGCCAAGGCGAGATAGACTTGCTAACTGGTGGCTTTGGTCCCGACGAGTTCATCCTCGGTGACGCTGCGAGCGGCCCCTTCTACGTTGGGGGTGGCAACAGTGACTTTGCCTTTATCTCCGATTTCGAGCAGGGAGTAGACTTATTAGGCTTCGACCCTAACACACCTTTTCTCATAATTCCTGGGACGTTGGGGGATTTTGAGGCCTTCTGGGATCTTAACTCTAACGGTATCGTCGATAGCGCTGACGATCTGTTCGCTGTTTTGGATCTCGCCAACACGTCAGGGGCTTCCCTAACCACTGGCATTAGCACGAATGGCACTAGCCTCTTGGCCAACGCCAACATATGGGAGGACTCCATAAGCAACAATGCCGGCAGCCGCTCTCTCATTGCCTAA